Below is a genomic region from Vitis riparia cultivar Riparia Gloire de Montpellier isolate 1030 chromosome 5, EGFV_Vit.rip_1.0, whole genome shotgun sequence.
ttcattttttcacttccctttcattttttttttttaataacatagtaaatgtttatatatatttttataataaaagtttttggtttattataatattttttttgtaataaatattatttttagtaatttattattattaaaagtgtttttgtatttatacaatatatcataaaaaaatattattaaaatcactttttcaTATTATCGTAAAagcatttttcataaaaatattgttgaataaaacattttcagtaaaaacactttcactaaaaataaGTGCCAAATGGacttttacttatttatctttattataacAAGATTCAtaaatcatttaaatatatataaaatttaattatattttatattttttataatgaaactaaacataaaaaaccatttttcttaagatgttttttttcttttcgtaACATTTTTGGGAATCCAACATAACCTTTAGgaaaatcacttaaaaaaatgatttttttctaatCACCTTTTAGTggattgtttaaaaataattttaactgatttttaggaaaaaaaatatattaaaaaaaatgatttaccTGTGTTTGGTtagaacatgaaaaaaaaaaaaaaaaatcatataaatttaaattagttaaaaacttatatatatttaaattatttaatctttatataaaataattaaaataagtaaagtaaattttaaataacatataaaataatttattaattttaaatttatttgtttcttctaatttttctattttattttctcacgTTCCCCTAAAATTTCTCGATAACCAAACGgagtcaataattttttaaagatttctCGCTAGACTTTTGATTTAAGTGAAAGATTTGTTTTCAAGCATTGGGAAGTGATTctaacatcttttaatttaaattaccGAACAGCTTTAAGCGTGGAATTCTATTTCTTATTAAACCAGAAAGTTTAAGAATAAATCAACAATGTGTTTGCAATGGCTACATGATtgatctgaaaaaaaaaatgattgatataCTGAATAAACAGCAAGTAAAATCCAGAGAGTAACTTAATGTGATCAATGTCTATCCCCGTTTCGCATTCTGATCTTCCTTGGACGAATCAGTAAAATTTTCCTGTAGAACAAACACCTCTCTTCATTCAGTTTCTCCTAAACCCCAATCAGTAACCTTCAATTGATGAACATATTTGCAGCAAGTCATGAAGAAAACTCATACCTCACGAGCGTTAGCAGTTTTCTATTCAATGCTCAAAACCTTTGTTTGGGGTGTCACCAATTCTGATTCTTTGATAAAATTCTCTTCTTTCACGTCTCTGGGTTCTTCTTCTGTACATGCAAAAGCTAAATGAACAAGCAGAGCCATTGATATAAGGCTTAGTTGAATTGTCAATTTTAAGGCCACAAACCATTAATTTTCTCTGTTTCGGCTTTCATTTCCTCAACACTATCCTCTGTTGTCTCCTTGCTGAACACATTAATCTCCTTACCTGCAGCTTCATTGGGTGGCGATGAATACTCGGACCTTTCTTCAATAGCAATGGCATCGATGGATTCATTGTCCTTTCTGGACGAGAAATAATGATTTGGTGACTCTCTAGATATGGATCTCTCcatctccttctccttctcctcccCCTCGTTACCCTCCCTTTCCCTATCCAATTCTCTGGTCTCTCCCTCCTTTCCATTCACCATCACAGCATCATCACCCTCTGCTGCCGCCTCCTCCAAACCACCACTCTTATCATCGGGTCGGGTTTCCGGTGGGGCAATGCGCTTGGGATCGGCATTGGATTTCTTGCTCTGGGAGATGGTATTGCCGGTGACTACATCCAGCTTTGATTCTCTGCAGCCCATTATTGTGAAGATtaagagagagacagagagggagagggagagagaaagaaatcGGAGTAAGGAGAGGGTCGATGATGGTGAGGGAGATAAAGGAAGAGAGGTTGATGGTtttgtttcttggttttttcTGTTGGAGGAGCGGTTGCATGCATGGGTGTGTTATTTTGGTGCGTATTTCTTACGAGGAGCCGTTTTTCCGTTGTGGGTTTAAGGTTAATATGGCGTCTGTTGGGCTTGTCGGCATGGGTGTGTATTTTTgggtaatttaaaaataaatgaatttcttatattttattttttaaaatagttctcataataaaataaaaaattttaaaataatttcctttttcctttttctatttatcCACGTGGCAAAAGATCATCACATACTTGTGTAgcttgttttttcttatttttgattCAGTTAATGTGGGCTACGAATTTGGGTAGAAGACGTCAGTGGGAAAGAACAGTTCCTGAGAAGCCCCGGGGGTGGTGGCGTCAACCATGAATCAATGCCGCCGTCCATATCCGGAGAATTGTGAAAGAAGGCAGACCACTGCGCTTGAAAAGAAGGCAGCGTTGAGATTTGGGCTGGGCTGCGTCCAGGTTGACCCCACTCCCGATATCAACTGATTCCTATTAGTGACGACTGATGAGGTCTTCAAATTTTGATGGCTTCTAAACGATGCAAACTCACTCAAGTCAGAACCAataaattcttcatttcttttatttgctatgaaatgaatgacataaaaaattaaaaattgtaacAGGACCATGAGTCAACCAGAGAAGTCTAGAAGCGATCATGTGATGCACTGAAATTGGAAGGGAATGAGAAGTGAGATAATAATAGAGACAAGGTACGAAGGTGCCACATGAGGCTACTCTCGACTCCGGGGCAAGCCAAGAATAAAATAAACGAGTCCTCCAACTGTTCGATGAAATGCCCAAAAGAcattttgcttttgcttttttgGCTTTTGGGTTATGGGGATTCGGGAATCCAATTCGCCGATTTCACGGCGCGCTGTCGCTTTCCCCCCAAGTCACTGCACCACGCCACCTTATCTCCTCCTCCTCCGCCGATGCCTCCCCCCCTTACATTATTTACTCTCACCATTACTGCTACAAGTAGTAATTtctatattataataataaattaataagaatatattattgtatttatgAGTTATGGGAATGGGaataaatataaactaaaagCACATCATTCTATCCATTTCATTATCATCAACAACAGTAACAACCCAATCTTTTCCAAATCAGGCAAATCTTCTGGTTGAGCTTTTCCTTGGCTCTTCTTTCCAAACCTCATGGAAGGCTCTGCTAATGAACGTCTTGATTTTGggaagatgggttttgggtaCTTTTCGTttttcgttttttattttttattttttctcgtCTCTCGTATGGTATCTCCGTTTGGTAGCTGagaaaggaggaaaacagaTTTCCGGGTCTTAGTTGGGTGGAGGGTTTTTCCTTGTCCTGccttttttgggtttttagatTCTTGAATGATGATGAATTTTGAGATTTGGAAGTTCGTTTGACTTTGTTAATTCGCAGTCACCAAACggaactttattttttattgtattctTTGGTGGTTGGGAAATGTGGGTTTTGATTTCTGATTAATGGGTTTTTGATAGGTGCAAGCATTACAGAAGAAGATGCAGAATTCGTGCTCCCTGCTGCAACGAGATCTTTCCTTGCCGCCATTGTCACAACGAGGCCACGGTAGTTAGACCTTCTTTTTGATCTGGGTCTTTTTTATTGTTctcatttatttgattcattatagcaTGTTGAGAAATCCTTTAAATCCTTGTTGTATATGTGTAGCTCAAACTGTAAACATATGAACCCTTTTCTGATATGGATATTCGTTTTAacttttttcctcttatttgaTTCATTAGAGCATGTTGAGAAACCCCTTTGATCGGCACGAACTAGTTCGGCATGATGTTAAACAAGTAGGTTAATTCAGGAGACAAAAAATTCTTCTCTCAGTTTATGTTTATTCACTTGTCTATTTCCATTTTTGGATTGCTCAAATCAGCAATGAAGAGACATAGAACTTTTATTGATGTTTCAGGTGATATGTGCAGTTTGTGACACAGAGCAGCCTGTGAGTCTGTTTGTGGATTTGTAAATATAAACTTCCTTGTTATGACTATATTCAAAATAACAATTGGTTACAAGGGTACCTTTGGCAATTTTCAGGTTGCTCAAGTTTGTACAAATTGTGGCGTCAATATGGGGGAATATTTCTGTGAAGTGTGCAAATTCTATGATGATGATGTAATGCAACATGATCATATTGAGCCatcaaaatattgataaaagcaaaataattattgttatcTTGCCTCTTTAGAGTTCTTGATTACTTCACCTTTTAGCTTCATATGTAGTCAGATGATGGTTTGAAATTTGGATATGATCTTTGGTAGTcttattatgttttcttctGTGCTAAGCACTATTGCACTCATTGCAGACTACGAAAGGGCAGTTTCACTGTGATGACTGTGGGATTTGTAGGTTAGTGAGCAGAGTATGACTATTCTTCTGTTTCTAGATGACTTATAAATGTCTTCCAGTTAGCTATATCAAATGTTGTTCTGATctgaattataatatttcaatcAGAGTTGGAGGTTGTGATAAATTCTTTCACTGCAAGAAGTGTGGTATGAATCACTACTTTTGTGTTTTACATTTAAACTTATCATTTTGATGAACTTAGttgatgtatatttttttcaacaatCTTGTCAAACAATAGCAATGCTAgttcttcctttcttcttctttttcttatgtTCCTTAATTTGTTTTCTGTAGATCAGAAGGTTGCAATCTTCTGTGTTTTGTTTTGCAacttaattatttcatatttttattagctTCCACCATCCTTTGGTTTCTAGTTCCCTGGGAATTGAATTTTTAGGCAGTAAATAAAGTTTAGGACACTGTATAAACAGACATGGTCTTAAATTTTTTGCTTCTATGTACATTACCTTTAAGGCTTAGGTGAAAGTGATATTTTCTGTAATCTTCTTGAGTCTTGTTTCTTATGTGAAATCTTAAATATGGAAGCATACCAATGATGGTAGTTGATTCAACCAATTGCGAGTGGATGGGTAATTTTTCTGTAGATGAATCGATATTGCTGATCAATGTGTGATATAGGCATACTTCATTATTCCCAcgtttctaaatttttttaggcATCTTACCTCCCATATGGTCTTCATGCATGAATGATTCCTGTTGGAGCTGGCCACCACTCAGAAGGAAAGGCTCCAACCACAAGAAACAATCTCAATTCTACCACTTATGTCTAAAATGCCAGTTCTATTTTATCATCTTCCTTTTTTATGCTATTCTATTTTTGTAATTGGTATACCATGTTTTTCGTACTTACTTTCTAAAGAAATTCGGTCATGTTGCCATTTTAAAATTCTCACTTGAAACCCTTTTTGTTATGACATACAGTTGCTATTTCCAGGAAAATTACCTCATGGATTTGTTCAGACCTGCCTTTATCCTAGAACCGATAATGGATTTACCCTTTCTCCAATGCCAACTTTGGGCATAATAGCTCTCTATCTTCTTATGTACTCTCTTGTAAAGGACCTTATTGCATTAGAGTTTTCATCCTTGTGATGGAAAATGTTTGGGGTAAGTCATTGCTTGAAGACACTGAATAGGTTATTGTTGTGGCTACAACAATGATATGTATGATATGTTATTTTCTATACTTTGCTTCTTTATTTAGCTAGTTGGTGGGTTTGGAGCTGTTTTTTGTCATGTTCAGGATTGTAGCTCTTGTtcttctcttgatttttctcaACTCTAGGCAATTTGTATCTTAATGATGCTGAATTGTGCTTTGTTCTACTGACCTGACACTTTTTTCTTCATTCCCAAATTCATTATTGCTTTGGTATTTCTTGTTGATTTGTCATCCACCTAATACGTTGGTCTACTTACCCAATACTTCCTTTATTCATTCCCAAAGTATCTTTTCAAACTCATTATTGTTTTGGTATTTCTTGTTCATTTGTCATCCATCTAATTCTACTGGAATAATCATTTGTGTCATACCCATGTGAGGAGTCTCCTCCTAATATATTATTCCATTATGAGGCAAGAGTTGATTGGATATTTTAGAAGATTTATTATGTTTAAGGTCATTTTAAACCAGTCCTTGTGTTTTCTTCAAGATGAAATATAACCTGATAATTAATGGGACTACAAACTATGGAACCAACCACTGCCAATTCTGACTGTTAAAAGAGA
It encodes:
- the LOC117915475 gene encoding uncharacterized protein LOC117915475 isoform X1: MGCRESKLDVVTGNTISQSKKSNADPKRIAPPETRPDDKSGGLEEAAAEGDDAVMVNGKEGETRELDREREGNEGEEKEKEMERSISRESPNHYFSSRKDNESIDAIAIEERSEYSSPPNEAAGKEINVFSKETTEDSVEEMKAETEKINEEEPRDVKEENFIKESELVTPQTKVLSIE
- the LOC117915475 gene encoding uncharacterized protein LOC117915475 isoform X2; protein product: MGCRESKLDVVTGNTISQSKKSNADPKRIAPPETRPDDKSGGLEEAAAEGDDAVMVNGKEGETRELDREREGNEGEEKEKEMERSISRESPNHYFSSRKDNESIDAIAIEERSEYSSPPNEAAEEEPRDVKEENFIKESELVTPQTKVLSIE